One Labrus mixtus chromosome 12, fLabMix1.1, whole genome shotgun sequence DNA segment encodes these proteins:
- the ccm2 gene encoding cerebral cavernous malformations protein 2 homolog isoform X2: MEDDVKKVKKPGIVSPFKRVFLKGEKGRDKKAQEKATERRALHTFSLSQPDHRIDPDILLNDYIEKEVKYLGQLTSVPGYLNPSSRTEVLQLIDSARKSHQLAGQLTSEQDAVVSLSAYNIKLVWRDGEDIILRVPIHDIAAVSYIRDDSLHLVVIKTAQESGGSPCPSSCPDLNKSQTLSSLSESGAVLVEVCCLLVLAVDNKAAAEELCLLLSQVFQIVYTESTIDFLDRAIFDGATTPTRHLSLYSDDSSSKVDVKEAFEAEAGTFPFQGSLEAEENSQSASSPASPQTKTASEGELSTTAAELLQDYMTTLRTKLSSQEIQQFATLLHEYRNGASIHEFCINLRQLYGDSRKFLLLGLRPFIPEKDSQHFENFLETIGVKDGRGIITDSFGRYRRTASSASDSTTNGNGAAGGSVASDEGQEASEGDEWDRMITDISNDIEALGCSMDQEGVTP; encoded by the exons CCAGGTATCGTGTCCCCGTTCAAGCGAGTCTTCCtgaaaggagagaaggggagagacaAGAAGGCGCAGGAGAAAGCCACCGAGCGCAGGGCCCTCCACACCTTCTCACTCTCTCAGCCTGACCACCGCATCGACCCTGACATCCTCCTCAATGACTACATCGAAAAGGAGGTCAAA TACTTGGGGCAGCTGACATCCGTTCCAGGATACTTGAATCCCTCAAGTCGCACAGAAGTGCTGCAGCTCATCGACTCTGCAAGG AAGTCCCATCAGTTGGCAGGCCAGCTGACCTCAGAGCAGGATGCAGTGGTGAGCTTATCAGCGTACAACATCAAGCTTGTTTGGCGTGATGGAGAGGACATCATCCTCCGGGTGCCCATCCATGACATTGCTGCTGTCTCCTACATCAGAGACGATTCTTTGCACCTCGTGGTGATTAAAACAG CCCAGGAGTCAGGAGGGTCTCCTTGTCCCAGCTCGTGTCCTGATCTCAACAAGTCTCAGACCCTGAGCTCTTTATCAGAGAGCGGAGCTGTACTTGTAGAAGTCTGCTGTCTGCTCGTGCTGGCTGTTGACAATAAG GCTGCAGCGGAGGAGCTGTGTCTCCTGCTCAGTCAGGTCTTTCAGATCGTTTACACAGAATCCACAATAGACTTCTTAGACAGAGCCATTTTTGATGGAGCAACGACACCTACCAGACACCTTTCTCTATACAGTG ATGACTCCTCAAGCAAAGTGGATGTTAAAGAGGCTTTTGAGGCTGAAGCTGGCACATT TCCTTTCCAGGGCTCCTTGGAGGCTGAAGAAAACTCTCAATCAGCTTCCTCCCCGGCATCCCCTCAGACGAAGACGGCAAGTGAAGGAGAGCTCAGCACCAccgctgcagagctgctgcaggactACATGACCACA CTGCGGACAAAGCTGTCATCACAGGAGATCCAGCAATTTGCCACCCTGCTCCACGAATACCGTAACGGTGCCTCCATCCATGAGTTCTGCATCAACCTGCGACAACTCTACGGGGACAGCAGAAAGTTCCTTCTACTTG GCCTGCGTCCCTTCATACCAGAGAAGGACAGCCAGCACTTTGAGAACTTCCTTGAGACAATCGGTGTGAAGGACGGCCGCGGCATCATCACAGACAGCTTCGGCCGCTACAGACGCACAGCCAGCTCCGCCTCTGATTCTACCACCAACGGCAATGGAGCAGCCGGAGGAAGCGTCGCCTCGGACGAGGGCCAGGAGGCCTCAGAGGGAGACGAGTGGGACCGCATGATCACAGACATCAGCAACGACATCGAAGCTCTGGGCTGCAGTATGGACCAGGAGGGAGTGACGCCTTGA
- the ccm2 gene encoding cerebral cavernous malformations protein 2 homolog isoform X1, with protein sequence MEDDVKKVKKVRQPGIVSPFKRVFLKGEKGRDKKAQEKATERRALHTFSLSQPDHRIDPDILLNDYIEKEVKYLGQLTSVPGYLNPSSRTEVLQLIDSARKSHQLAGQLTSEQDAVVSLSAYNIKLVWRDGEDIILRVPIHDIAAVSYIRDDSLHLVVIKTAQESGGSPCPSSCPDLNKSQTLSSLSESGAVLVEVCCLLVLAVDNKAAAEELCLLLSQVFQIVYTESTIDFLDRAIFDGATTPTRHLSLYSDDSSSKVDVKEAFEAEAGTFPFQGSLEAEENSQSASSPASPQTKTASEGELSTTAAELLQDYMTTLRTKLSSQEIQQFATLLHEYRNGASIHEFCINLRQLYGDSRKFLLLGLRPFIPEKDSQHFENFLETIGVKDGRGIITDSFGRYRRTASSASDSTTNGNGAAGGSVASDEGQEASEGDEWDRMITDISNDIEALGCSMDQEGVTP encoded by the exons CCAGGTATCGTGTCCCCGTTCAAGCGAGTCTTCCtgaaaggagagaaggggagagacaAGAAGGCGCAGGAGAAAGCCACCGAGCGCAGGGCCCTCCACACCTTCTCACTCTCTCAGCCTGACCACCGCATCGACCCTGACATCCTCCTCAATGACTACATCGAAAAGGAGGTCAAA TACTTGGGGCAGCTGACATCCGTTCCAGGATACTTGAATCCCTCAAGTCGCACAGAAGTGCTGCAGCTCATCGACTCTGCAAGG AAGTCCCATCAGTTGGCAGGCCAGCTGACCTCAGAGCAGGATGCAGTGGTGAGCTTATCAGCGTACAACATCAAGCTTGTTTGGCGTGATGGAGAGGACATCATCCTCCGGGTGCCCATCCATGACATTGCTGCTGTCTCCTACATCAGAGACGATTCTTTGCACCTCGTGGTGATTAAAACAG CCCAGGAGTCAGGAGGGTCTCCTTGTCCCAGCTCGTGTCCTGATCTCAACAAGTCTCAGACCCTGAGCTCTTTATCAGAGAGCGGAGCTGTACTTGTAGAAGTCTGCTGTCTGCTCGTGCTGGCTGTTGACAATAAG GCTGCAGCGGAGGAGCTGTGTCTCCTGCTCAGTCAGGTCTTTCAGATCGTTTACACAGAATCCACAATAGACTTCTTAGACAGAGCCATTTTTGATGGAGCAACGACACCTACCAGACACCTTTCTCTATACAGTG ATGACTCCTCAAGCAAAGTGGATGTTAAAGAGGCTTTTGAGGCTGAAGCTGGCACATT TCCTTTCCAGGGCTCCTTGGAGGCTGAAGAAAACTCTCAATCAGCTTCCTCCCCGGCATCCCCTCAGACGAAGACGGCAAGTGAAGGAGAGCTCAGCACCAccgctgcagagctgctgcaggactACATGACCACA CTGCGGACAAAGCTGTCATCACAGGAGATCCAGCAATTTGCCACCCTGCTCCACGAATACCGTAACGGTGCCTCCATCCATGAGTTCTGCATCAACCTGCGACAACTCTACGGGGACAGCAGAAAGTTCCTTCTACTTG GCCTGCGTCCCTTCATACCAGAGAAGGACAGCCAGCACTTTGAGAACTTCCTTGAGACAATCGGTGTGAAGGACGGCCGCGGCATCATCACAGACAGCTTCGGCCGCTACAGACGCACAGCCAGCTCCGCCTCTGATTCTACCACCAACGGCAATGGAGCAGCCGGAGGAAGCGTCGCCTCGGACGAGGGCCAGGAGGCCTCAGAGGGAGACGAGTGGGACCGCATGATCACAGACATCAGCAACGACATCGAAGCTCTGGGCTGCAGTATGGACCAGGAGGGAGTGACGCCTTGA
- the ccm2 gene encoding cerebral cavernous malformations protein 2 homolog isoform X3, with translation MESEPGIVSPFKRVFLKGEKGRDKKAQEKATERRALHTFSLSQPDHRIDPDILLNDYIEKEVKYLGQLTSVPGYLNPSSRTEVLQLIDSARKSHQLAGQLTSEQDAVVSLSAYNIKLVWRDGEDIILRVPIHDIAAVSYIRDDSLHLVVIKTAQESGGSPCPSSCPDLNKSQTLSSLSESGAVLVEVCCLLVLAVDNKAAAEELCLLLSQVFQIVYTESTIDFLDRAIFDGATTPTRHLSLYSDDSSSKVDVKEAFEAEAGTFPFQGSLEAEENSQSASSPASPQTKTASEGELSTTAAELLQDYMTTLRTKLSSQEIQQFATLLHEYRNGASIHEFCINLRQLYGDSRKFLLLGLRPFIPEKDSQHFENFLETIGVKDGRGIITDSFGRYRRTASSASDSTTNGNGAAGGSVASDEGQEASEGDEWDRMITDISNDIEALGCSMDQEGVTP, from the exons CCAGGTATCGTGTCCCCGTTCAAGCGAGTCTTCCtgaaaggagagaaggggagagacaAGAAGGCGCAGGAGAAAGCCACCGAGCGCAGGGCCCTCCACACCTTCTCACTCTCTCAGCCTGACCACCGCATCGACCCTGACATCCTCCTCAATGACTACATCGAAAAGGAGGTCAAA TACTTGGGGCAGCTGACATCCGTTCCAGGATACTTGAATCCCTCAAGTCGCACAGAAGTGCTGCAGCTCATCGACTCTGCAAGG AAGTCCCATCAGTTGGCAGGCCAGCTGACCTCAGAGCAGGATGCAGTGGTGAGCTTATCAGCGTACAACATCAAGCTTGTTTGGCGTGATGGAGAGGACATCATCCTCCGGGTGCCCATCCATGACATTGCTGCTGTCTCCTACATCAGAGACGATTCTTTGCACCTCGTGGTGATTAAAACAG CCCAGGAGTCAGGAGGGTCTCCTTGTCCCAGCTCGTGTCCTGATCTCAACAAGTCTCAGACCCTGAGCTCTTTATCAGAGAGCGGAGCTGTACTTGTAGAAGTCTGCTGTCTGCTCGTGCTGGCTGTTGACAATAAG GCTGCAGCGGAGGAGCTGTGTCTCCTGCTCAGTCAGGTCTTTCAGATCGTTTACACAGAATCCACAATAGACTTCTTAGACAGAGCCATTTTTGATGGAGCAACGACACCTACCAGACACCTTTCTCTATACAGTG ATGACTCCTCAAGCAAAGTGGATGTTAAAGAGGCTTTTGAGGCTGAAGCTGGCACATT TCCTTTCCAGGGCTCCTTGGAGGCTGAAGAAAACTCTCAATCAGCTTCCTCCCCGGCATCCCCTCAGACGAAGACGGCAAGTGAAGGAGAGCTCAGCACCAccgctgcagagctgctgcaggactACATGACCACA CTGCGGACAAAGCTGTCATCACAGGAGATCCAGCAATTTGCCACCCTGCTCCACGAATACCGTAACGGTGCCTCCATCCATGAGTTCTGCATCAACCTGCGACAACTCTACGGGGACAGCAGAAAGTTCCTTCTACTTG GCCTGCGTCCCTTCATACCAGAGAAGGACAGCCAGCACTTTGAGAACTTCCTTGAGACAATCGGTGTGAAGGACGGCCGCGGCATCATCACAGACAGCTTCGGCCGCTACAGACGCACAGCCAGCTCCGCCTCTGATTCTACCACCAACGGCAATGGAGCAGCCGGAGGAAGCGTCGCCTCGGACGAGGGCCAGGAGGCCTCAGAGGGAGACGAGTGGGACCGCATGATCACAGACATCAGCAACGACATCGAAGCTCTGGGCTGCAGTATGGACCAGGAGGGAGTGACGCCTTGA